In a single window of the Arachis hypogaea cultivar Tifrunner chromosome 6, arahy.Tifrunner.gnm2.J5K5, whole genome shotgun sequence genome:
- the LOC112696109 gene encoding protein EMSY-LIKE 3 isoform X1, translated as MYHHQHSHTDENVPPLNQNSTIASNGRSAPVAPLPHQKLQGNMDTLIHQIEKEAYSHVLLAFKCQSDVLTWEKADLMVELRKELRVSDDEHTQLLTQVNTNSTIHQIREWRKTSCYKPAQHVHDDSLHSTISSSPKKHNSSSQPGSYSLKNVQHRPAASSAGGRIIINGSSYSVVPPKKPIREEAIAGKARNEIHEAGIAINKAPMGKNGLYYDSGEANEMEEWVNLNKMRAEDTEWENEEGRPILRIVRR; from the exons ATGTATCATCATCAACATTCACACACTG ATGAGAATGTCCCTCCCTTGAATCAAAATAGCACCATAGCCAGCAATGGAAGATCTGCTCCAGTTGCCCCCCTTCCCCACCAGAAGTTGCAGGGAAACATGGACACTCTAATTCATCAAATTGAGAAGGAAGCATACTCTCATGTCTTGTTAGCCTTCAAATGTCAATCTGATGTTCTAACTTGG GAGAAAGCTGATTTGATGGTTGAGCTTCGGAAGGAGTTAAGGGTTTCGGATGATGAACACACACAACTTCTCACACAGGTGAATACCAATTCAACTATCCACCAAATAAG agagtggagaaaaactagcTGTTACAAACCAGCTCAGCATGTTCATGATGATTCACTCCATTCAACAATTTCATCTTCTCCAAAGAAACACAACTCATCATCCCAACCG GGTTCATATTCACTAAAAAATGTGCAGCATCGTCCTGCTGCTTCCTCTGCAGGAGGAAGGATCATCATAAATGGCAGCTCTTATAGTGTTGTTCCCCCGAAAAAACCTATTCGAGAAGAAGCGATAGCAGGAAAAGCTAGGAATGAAATCCATGAGGCTGGGATTGCAATTAACAAAGCTCCCATG GGAAAGAATGGTTTGTATTATGATTCTGGAGAAGCTAATGAGATGGAGGAATGGGTTAATCTCAACAAG ATGCGAGCTGAGGACACAGAATGGGAAAATGAAGAAGGACGGCCAATTCTTCGCATTGTCAGAAGATAA
- the LOC112696109 gene encoding protein EMSY-LIKE 3 isoform X2, which yields MYHHQHSHTDENVPPLNQNSTIASNGRSAPVAPLPHQKLQGNMDTLIHQIEKEAYSHVLLAFKCQSDVLTWEKADLMVELRKELRVSDDEHTQLLTQVNTNSTIHQIREWRKTSCYKPAQHVHDDSLHSTISSSPKKHNSSSQPHRPAASSAGGRIIINGSSYSVVPPKKPIREEAIAGKARNEIHEAGIAINKAPMGKNGLYYDSGEANEMEEWVNLNKMRAEDTEWENEEGRPILRIVRR from the exons ATGTATCATCATCAACATTCACACACTG ATGAGAATGTCCCTCCCTTGAATCAAAATAGCACCATAGCCAGCAATGGAAGATCTGCTCCAGTTGCCCCCCTTCCCCACCAGAAGTTGCAGGGAAACATGGACACTCTAATTCATCAAATTGAGAAGGAAGCATACTCTCATGTCTTGTTAGCCTTCAAATGTCAATCTGATGTTCTAACTTGG GAGAAAGCTGATTTGATGGTTGAGCTTCGGAAGGAGTTAAGGGTTTCGGATGATGAACACACACAACTTCTCACACAGGTGAATACCAATTCAACTATCCACCAAATAAG agagtggagaaaaactagcTGTTACAAACCAGCTCAGCATGTTCATGATGATTCACTCCATTCAACAATTTCATCTTCTCCAAAGAAACACAACTCATCATCCCAACCG CATCGTCCTGCTGCTTCCTCTGCAGGAGGAAGGATCATCATAAATGGCAGCTCTTATAGTGTTGTTCCCCCGAAAAAACCTATTCGAGAAGAAGCGATAGCAGGAAAAGCTAGGAATGAAATCCATGAGGCTGGGATTGCAATTAACAAAGCTCCCATG GGAAAGAATGGTTTGTATTATGATTCTGGAGAAGCTAATGAGATGGAGGAATGGGTTAATCTCAACAAG ATGCGAGCTGAGGACACAGAATGGGAAAATGAAGAAGGACGGCCAATTCTTCGCATTGTCAGAAGATAA
- the LOC112696108 gene encoding uncharacterized protein, which translates to MFSHSSNVRSNNNNNNNNLQVFSVKASTLPSSSSSTSTLSSMKLKRIIHTLIVSHMCRIIRALSKVKEFMLDILNNPTNNIIHFPYTSSSSQKKRRNKIIMGSFRLHYNWCSSKSSHVLPVPQRVYEGLCCEESSTTQSNNGGEDCPDLQLAGYLRWLEEKKVQEGEEKEKEKEKEMNEIDVLAEMFIANCHEKFRLEKQESDRRFQEMLARSM; encoded by the coding sequence atgtttAGCCACTCATCAAATGTGagaagcaataataataataataacaataatcttCAAGTATTCTCAGTGAAAGCATCAAcactaccatcatcatcatcttcaacttcaaccttaagctccatgaaactaaagagAATCATCCACACCCTAATAGTCTCCCACATGTGTAGAATCATTCGTGCACTATCTAAGGTCAAGGAATTTATGCTTGACATTCTCAATAACCCTACCAATAATATTATTCACTTTCCCTACACTTCTTCTTCGTCGCAAAAAAAGCGCCGCAATAAGATTATAATGGGATCTTTTAGGCTTCATTATAATTGGTGCTCTTCGAAATCGTCACATGTTTTGCCGGTTCCTCAACGGGTCTATGAAGGGTTATGCTGTGAAGAATCATCAACAACTCAGAGTAACAATGGTGGTGAGGATTGTCCCGATTTGCAACTTGCAGGGTATCTAAGGTGGCTTGAGGAGAAGAAGGTTCAAGAAggtgaagagaaagagaaagagaaagagaaagagatgaATGAGATTGATGTGTTGGCTGAAATGTTCATTGCGAATTGCCATGAGAAGTTCAGGTTGGAGAAGCAAGAATCTGATAGAAGGTTTCAAGAGATGTTAGCTCGAAgcatgtga